Proteins encoded in a region of the Zea mays cultivar B73 chromosome 2, Zm-B73-REFERENCE-NAM-5.0, whole genome shotgun sequence genome:
- the LOC100382635 gene encoding receptor-like serine/threonine-protein kinase ALE2 isoform X3: MPPRGAALLLLLVVLCVQLGTSSSTSLASYLFGFWSRTHQHRFPALAPGPAPSPQPEVHRHHRRRHHASPPPSSFSPERQDCSRTTCSAPLTSTPIGSPCGCVYPMQIQLDLGVAPYQLFPRIDELEIEVAAGTFLKQSQVRIMGAGSSLQDPEKTTVTIDLVPLGQKFDRTSALLISNRFLQKKVPINSSTFGDYVATYVHYPGLASLVPIPGSLGPVSSNEDPFGANIHNRRHHKINSKTVAIIALSAVVFVLTCLAIGITWRFNGLKHSHAMGPISSSSITRKGAMRSSFSGTSSSAASFGSTIGTCPSTVKTFTITELEKATENFSFNKIIGEGGYGRVYRGVIEDGVEVAVKLLTRKHQNRDREFIAEVEMLSRLHHRNLVKLIGICIERSTRCLVFELVPNGSVESHLHGSDKIYGPTDFDTRMKIALGAARGLAYLHEDANPHVIHRDFKASNVLLENDFTPKVADFGLAKEASDGMDHISTQVMGTFGYVAPEYAMTGHLLVKSDVYSYGVVLLELLSGRKPVDMTQPPGSENLVTWARPLLTTREGLQRLVDPSLPAGYDFEKLAKAAAIASMCVHVEASHRPFMGEVVQALKLIHSGGGGDETCSGSFVGGATEESPWNDVSRSSWNDDPPATPGPALPLGYGSDPAGADERRPRSASSAVLDKIESLAMYDWSGPLRTKGRGSFYRLRGSMSEHGRPSDDGSVEGYLM; the protein is encoded by the exons ATGCCGCCGCGGGGAGcggcgctcctcctcctcctcgtcgtgCTCTGCG TGCAACTGGGAACATCAAGCTCAACAAGTCTTGCATCATACTTATTCGGATTCTGGAGTAGAACCCACCAGCATCGCTTTCCTGCACTAGCCCCTGGCCCAGCCCCTTCTCCTCAACCTGAAG TGCATAGGCATCACAGAAGAAGACACCATGCTTCCCCACCACCTTCATCATTTTCGCCAGAAAGACAAG ATTGCAGCAGAACAACTTGTTCTGCTCCACTTACGTCGACTCCAATTGGTTCACCCTGTGGTTGTGTATATCCTATGCAAATTCAGCTTGATCTTGGTGTGGCGCCGTATCAATTGTTTCCAAGAATTGATGAATTAGAAATCGAGGTGGCAGCAGGTACATTCTTGAAACAGAGTCAAGTTCGGATAATGGGTGCTGGGAGTAGTCTTCAAGATCCTGAAAAGACAACAGTGACCATTGATTTGGTGCCATTAGGCCAGAAATTTGATAGGACTTCAGCCTTACTGATTAGCAACAGATTTTTGCAAAAGAAGGTGCCAATAAACTCATCCACTTTTGGTGATTATGTTGCTACATATGTTCATTATCCAG GCCTTGCTTCTTTAGTACCTATTCCTGGATCATTGGGTCCAGTAAGCAGTAATGAGGACCCTTTTGGTGCAAATATACACAATAGAAGGCACCACAAGATTAACTCTAAAACTGTTGCCATAATTGCTCTATCAGCTGTGGTTTTTGTTTTGACGTGCTTGGCCATTGGCATCACTTGGAGATTCAATGGACTAAAACATTCTCATGCTATGGGCCCTATTTCAAGTTCGTCCATCACTAGAAAAGGAG CTATGAGGTCATCGTTCTCTGGTACGAGCAGCTCGGCAGCATCATTTGGTTCAACAATAGGAACCTGCCCATCCACCGTGAAGACATTTACAATAACTGAGCTTGAGAAGGCCACAGAAAACTTCAGCTTCAACAAAATAATAGGCGAAGGGGGTTATGGACGCGTCTATCGTGGTGTAATTGAAGATGGTGTTGAGGTTGCTGTCAAATTGCTCACAAGGAAACATCAAAACAGAGACCGCGAGTTCATTGCAGAGGTTGAGATGCTAAGTCGTCTACATCACCGCAACCTTGTCAAGCTGATTGGTATATGCATTGAGCGGAGCACAAGGTGCTTGGTTTTTGAGCTCGTTCCAAACGGAAGTGTTGAATCTCATCTACATG GCTCAGATAAAATATATGGCCCGACTGATTTTGACACTAGAATGAAAATAGCCCTCGGCGCAGCAAGGGGACTAGCCTATCTGCATGAGGACGCCAACCCTCATGTCATTCACCGGGATTTCAAGGCTAGCAATGTTCTACTGGAAAACGATTTCACCCCCAAGGTTGCTGATTTTGGGCTGGCAAAGGAAGCATCAGATGGGATGGATCATATTTCTACTCAGGTCATGGGGACTTTCGG GTACGTTGCCCCAGAGTATGCGATGACAGGGCATCTGCTTGTCAAGAGCGACGTCTACAGCTACGGAGTGGTGCTCCTGGAGCTGCTGTCAGGCCGAAAACCCGTGGACATGACCCAGCCGCCGGGGTCCGAGAACCTGGTCACCTGGGCGCGCCCGCTCCTCACCACGCGGGAAGGACTGCAGCGGCTGGTGGACCCGTCGCTCCCGGCCGGTTACGACTTCGAGAAGCTGGCCAAGGCGGCGGCCATCGCGTCCATGTGCGTGCACGTCGAGGCGTCGCACCGGCCGTTCATGGGCGAGGTCGTGCAGGCGCTGAAGCTGATCCACAGCGGCGGAGGCGGCGACGAGACCTGCAGCGGCTCCTTCGTGGGCGGCGCAACAGAGGAGTCCCCGTGGAACGACGtcagcaggagctcgtggaacgACGACCCGCCGGCCACTCCGGGCCCGGCGCTCCCCCTGGGATACGGCTCGGACCCTGCCGGCGCCGACGAGCGCAGGCCACGGTCGGCGTCGAGCGCGGTGCTGGACAAGATCGAGTCCCTGGCGATGTACGACTGGTCCGGCCCGCTGCGCACCAAGGGGAGGGGCAGCTTCTACAGGCTGAGGGGGAGCATGAGCGAGCACGGTCGCCCCTCGGACGACGGTAGCGTCGAAGGTTACTTGATGTAG
- the LOC100382635 gene encoding Receptor-like serine/threonine-protein kinase ALE2 precursor (The RefSeq protein has 1 substitution compared to this genomic sequence) codes for MPPRGAALLLLLVVLCAVQLGTSSSTSLASYLFGFWSRTHQHRFPALAPGPAPSPQPEGAIIAHPVHRHHRRRHHASPPPSSFSPERQDCSRTTCSAPLTSTPIGSPCGCVYPMQIQLDLGVAPYQLFPRIDELEIEVAAGTFLKQSQVRIMGAGSSLQDPEKTTVTIDLVPLGQKFDRTSALLISNRFLQKKVPINSSTFGDYVATYVHYPGLASLVPIPGSLGPVSSNEDPFGANIHNRRHHKINSKTVAIIALSAVVFVLTCLAIGITWRFNGLKHSHAMGPISSSSIIRKGAMRSSFSGTSSSAASFGSTIGTCPSTVKTFTITELEKATENFSFNKIIGEGGYGRVYRGVIEDGVEVAVKLLTRKHQNRDREFIAEVEMLSRLHHRNLVKLIGICIERSTRCLVFELVPNGSVESHLHGSDKIYGPTDFDTRMKIALGAARGLAYLHEDANPHVIHRDFKASNVLLENDFTPKVADFGLAKEASDGMDHISTQVMGTFGYVAPEYAMTGHLLVKSDVYSYGVVLLELLSGRKPVDMTQPPGSENLVTWARPLLTTREGLQRLVDPSLPAGYDFEKLAKAAAIASMCVHVEASHRPFMGEVVQALKLIHSGGGGDETCSGSFVGGATEESPWNDVSRSSWNDDPPATPGPALPLGYGSDPAGADERRPRSASSAVLDKIESLAMYDWSGPLRTKGRGSFYRLRGSMSEHGRPSDDGSVEGYLM; via the exons ATGCCGCCGCGGGGAGcggcgctcctcctcctcctcgtcgtgCTCTGCG CAGTGCAACTGGGAACATCAAGCTCAACAAGTCTTGCATCATACTTATTCGGATTCTGGAGTAGAACCCACCAGCATCGCTTTCCTGCACTAGCCCCTGGCCCAGCCCCTTCTCCTCAACCTGAAG GCGCCATTATTGCTCACCCAGTGCATAGGCATCACAGAAGAAGACACCATGCTTCCCCACCACCTTCATCATTTTCGCCAGAAAGACAAG ATTGCAGCAGAACAACTTGTTCTGCTCCACTTACGTCGACTCCAATTGGTTCACCCTGTGGTTGTGTATATCCTATGCAAATTCAGCTTGATCTTGGTGTGGCGCCGTATCAATTGTTTCCAAGAATTGATGAATTAGAAATCGAGGTGGCAGCAGGTACATTCTTGAAACAGAGTCAAGTTCGGATAATGGGTGCTGGGAGTAGTCTTCAAGATCCTGAAAAGACAACAGTGACCATTGATTTGGTGCCATTAGGCCAGAAATTTGATAGGACTTCAGCCTTACTGATTAGCAACAGATTTTTGCAAAAGAAGGTGCCAATAAACTCATCCACTTTTGGTGATTATGTTGCTACATATGTTCATTATCCAG GCCTTGCTTCTTTAGTACCTATTCCTGGATCATTGGGTCCAGTAAGCAGTAATGAGGACCCTTTTGGTGCAAATATACACAATAGAAGGCACCACAAGATTAACTCTAAAACTGTTGCCATAATTGCTCTATCAGCTGTGGTTTTTGTTTTGACGTGCTTGGCCATTGGCATCACTTGGAGATTCAATGGACTAAAACATTCTCATGCTATGGGCCCTATTTCAAGTTCGTCCATCACTAGAAAAGGAG CTATGAGGTCATCGTTCTCTGGTACGAGCAGCTCGGCAGCATCATTTGGTTCAACAATAGGAACCTGCCCATCCACCGTGAAGACATTTACAATAACTGAGCTTGAGAAGGCCACAGAAAACTTCAGCTTCAACAAAATAATAGGCGAAGGGGGTTATGGACGCGTCTATCGTGGTGTAATTGAAGATGGTGTTGAGGTTGCTGTCAAATTGCTCACAAGGAAACATCAAAACAGAGACCGCGAGTTCATTGCAGAGGTTGAGATGCTAAGTCGTCTACATCACCGCAACCTTGTCAAGCTGATTGGTATATGCATTGAGCGGAGCACAAGGTGCTTGGTTTTTGAGCTCGTTCCAAACGGAAGTGTTGAATCTCATCTACATG GCTCAGATAAAATATATGGCCCGACTGATTTTGACACTAGAATGAAAATAGCCCTCGGCGCAGCAAGGGGACTAGCCTATCTGCATGAGGACGCCAACCCTCATGTCATTCACCGGGATTTCAAGGCTAGCAATGTTCTACTGGAAAACGATTTCACCCCCAAGGTTGCTGATTTTGGGCTGGCAAAGGAAGCATCAGATGGGATGGATCATATTTCTACTCAGGTCATGGGGACTTTCGG GTACGTTGCCCCAGAGTATGCGATGACAGGGCATCTGCTTGTCAAGAGCGACGTCTACAGCTACGGAGTGGTGCTCCTGGAGCTGCTGTCAGGCCGAAAACCCGTGGACATGACCCAGCCGCCGGGGTCCGAGAACCTGGTCACCTGGGCGCGCCCGCTCCTCACCACGCGGGAAGGACTGCAGCGGCTGGTGGACCCGTCGCTCCCGGCCGGTTACGACTTCGAGAAGCTGGCCAAGGCGGCGGCCATCGCGTCCATGTGCGTGCACGTCGAGGCGTCGCACCGGCCGTTCATGGGCGAGGTCGTGCAGGCGCTGAAGCTGATCCACAGCGGCGGAGGCGGCGACGAGACCTGCAGCGGCTCCTTCGTGGGCGGCGCAACAGAGGAGTCCCCGTGGAACGACGtcagcaggagctcgtggaacgACGACCCGCCGGCCACTCCGGGCCCGGCGCTCCCCCTGGGATACGGCTCGGACCCTGCCGGCGCCGACGAGCGCAGGCCACGGTCGGCGTCGAGCGCGGTGCTGGACAAGATCGAGTCCCTGGCGATGTACGACTGGTCCGGCCCGCTGCGCACCAAGGGGAGGGGCAGCTTCTACAGGCTGAGGGGGAGCATGAGCGAGCACGGTCGCCCCTCGGACGACGGTAGCGTCGAAGGTTACTTGATGTAG
- the LOC100382635 gene encoding receptor-like serine/threonine-protein kinase ALE2 isoform X2: MPPRGAALLLLLVVLCAVQLGTSSSTSLASYLFGFWSRTHQHRFPALAPGPAPSPQPEVHRHHRRRHHASPPPSSFSPERQDCSRTTCSAPLTSTPIGSPCGCVYPMQIQLDLGVAPYQLFPRIDELEIEVAAGTFLKQSQVRIMGAGSSLQDPEKTTVTIDLVPLGQKFDRTSALLISNRFLQKKVPINSSTFGDYVATYVHYPGLASLVPIPGSLGPVSSNEDPFGANIHNRRHHKINSKTVAIIALSAVVFVLTCLAIGITWRFNGLKHSHAMGPISSSSITRKGAMRSSFSGTSSSAASFGSTIGTCPSTVKTFTITELEKATENFSFNKIIGEGGYGRVYRGVIEDGVEVAVKLLTRKHQNRDREFIAEVEMLSRLHHRNLVKLIGICIERSTRCLVFELVPNGSVESHLHGSDKIYGPTDFDTRMKIALGAARGLAYLHEDANPHVIHRDFKASNVLLENDFTPKVADFGLAKEASDGMDHISTQVMGTFGYVAPEYAMTGHLLVKSDVYSYGVVLLELLSGRKPVDMTQPPGSENLVTWARPLLTTREGLQRLVDPSLPAGYDFEKLAKAAAIASMCVHVEASHRPFMGEVVQALKLIHSGGGGDETCSGSFVGGATEESPWNDVSRSSWNDDPPATPGPALPLGYGSDPAGADERRPRSASSAVLDKIESLAMYDWSGPLRTKGRGSFYRLRGSMSEHGRPSDDGSVEGYLM; this comes from the exons ATGCCGCCGCGGGGAGcggcgctcctcctcctcctcgtcgtgCTCTGCG CAGTGCAACTGGGAACATCAAGCTCAACAAGTCTTGCATCATACTTATTCGGATTCTGGAGTAGAACCCACCAGCATCGCTTTCCTGCACTAGCCCCTGGCCCAGCCCCTTCTCCTCAACCTGAAG TGCATAGGCATCACAGAAGAAGACACCATGCTTCCCCACCACCTTCATCATTTTCGCCAGAAAGACAAG ATTGCAGCAGAACAACTTGTTCTGCTCCACTTACGTCGACTCCAATTGGTTCACCCTGTGGTTGTGTATATCCTATGCAAATTCAGCTTGATCTTGGTGTGGCGCCGTATCAATTGTTTCCAAGAATTGATGAATTAGAAATCGAGGTGGCAGCAGGTACATTCTTGAAACAGAGTCAAGTTCGGATAATGGGTGCTGGGAGTAGTCTTCAAGATCCTGAAAAGACAACAGTGACCATTGATTTGGTGCCATTAGGCCAGAAATTTGATAGGACTTCAGCCTTACTGATTAGCAACAGATTTTTGCAAAAGAAGGTGCCAATAAACTCATCCACTTTTGGTGATTATGTTGCTACATATGTTCATTATCCAG GCCTTGCTTCTTTAGTACCTATTCCTGGATCATTGGGTCCAGTAAGCAGTAATGAGGACCCTTTTGGTGCAAATATACACAATAGAAGGCACCACAAGATTAACTCTAAAACTGTTGCCATAATTGCTCTATCAGCTGTGGTTTTTGTTTTGACGTGCTTGGCCATTGGCATCACTTGGAGATTCAATGGACTAAAACATTCTCATGCTATGGGCCCTATTTCAAGTTCGTCCATCACTAGAAAAGGAG CTATGAGGTCATCGTTCTCTGGTACGAGCAGCTCGGCAGCATCATTTGGTTCAACAATAGGAACCTGCCCATCCACCGTGAAGACATTTACAATAACTGAGCTTGAGAAGGCCACAGAAAACTTCAGCTTCAACAAAATAATAGGCGAAGGGGGTTATGGACGCGTCTATCGTGGTGTAATTGAAGATGGTGTTGAGGTTGCTGTCAAATTGCTCACAAGGAAACATCAAAACAGAGACCGCGAGTTCATTGCAGAGGTTGAGATGCTAAGTCGTCTACATCACCGCAACCTTGTCAAGCTGATTGGTATATGCATTGAGCGGAGCACAAGGTGCTTGGTTTTTGAGCTCGTTCCAAACGGAAGTGTTGAATCTCATCTACATG GCTCAGATAAAATATATGGCCCGACTGATTTTGACACTAGAATGAAAATAGCCCTCGGCGCAGCAAGGGGACTAGCCTATCTGCATGAGGACGCCAACCCTCATGTCATTCACCGGGATTTCAAGGCTAGCAATGTTCTACTGGAAAACGATTTCACCCCCAAGGTTGCTGATTTTGGGCTGGCAAAGGAAGCATCAGATGGGATGGATCATATTTCTACTCAGGTCATGGGGACTTTCGG GTACGTTGCCCCAGAGTATGCGATGACAGGGCATCTGCTTGTCAAGAGCGACGTCTACAGCTACGGAGTGGTGCTCCTGGAGCTGCTGTCAGGCCGAAAACCCGTGGACATGACCCAGCCGCCGGGGTCCGAGAACCTGGTCACCTGGGCGCGCCCGCTCCTCACCACGCGGGAAGGACTGCAGCGGCTGGTGGACCCGTCGCTCCCGGCCGGTTACGACTTCGAGAAGCTGGCCAAGGCGGCGGCCATCGCGTCCATGTGCGTGCACGTCGAGGCGTCGCACCGGCCGTTCATGGGCGAGGTCGTGCAGGCGCTGAAGCTGATCCACAGCGGCGGAGGCGGCGACGAGACCTGCAGCGGCTCCTTCGTGGGCGGCGCAACAGAGGAGTCCCCGTGGAACGACGtcagcaggagctcgtggaacgACGACCCGCCGGCCACTCCGGGCCCGGCGCTCCCCCTGGGATACGGCTCGGACCCTGCCGGCGCCGACGAGCGCAGGCCACGGTCGGCGTCGAGCGCGGTGCTGGACAAGATCGAGTCCCTGGCGATGTACGACTGGTCCGGCCCGCTGCGCACCAAGGGGAGGGGCAGCTTCTACAGGCTGAGGGGGAGCATGAGCGAGCACGGTCGCCCCTCGGACGACGGTAGCGTCGAAGGTTACTTGATGTAG
- the LOC100382635 gene encoding receptor-like serine/threonine-protein kinase ALE2 isoform X1, with amino-acid sequence MPPRGAALLLLLVVLCVQLGTSSSTSLASYLFGFWSRTHQHRFPALAPGPAPSPQPEGAIIAHPVHRHHRRRHHASPPPSSFSPERQDCSRTTCSAPLTSTPIGSPCGCVYPMQIQLDLGVAPYQLFPRIDELEIEVAAGTFLKQSQVRIMGAGSSLQDPEKTTVTIDLVPLGQKFDRTSALLISNRFLQKKVPINSSTFGDYVATYVHYPGLASLVPIPGSLGPVSSNEDPFGANIHNRRHHKINSKTVAIIALSAVVFVLTCLAIGITWRFNGLKHSHAMGPISSSSITRKGAMRSSFSGTSSSAASFGSTIGTCPSTVKTFTITELEKATENFSFNKIIGEGGYGRVYRGVIEDGVEVAVKLLTRKHQNRDREFIAEVEMLSRLHHRNLVKLIGICIERSTRCLVFELVPNGSVESHLHGSDKIYGPTDFDTRMKIALGAARGLAYLHEDANPHVIHRDFKASNVLLENDFTPKVADFGLAKEASDGMDHISTQVMGTFGYVAPEYAMTGHLLVKSDVYSYGVVLLELLSGRKPVDMTQPPGSENLVTWARPLLTTREGLQRLVDPSLPAGYDFEKLAKAAAIASMCVHVEASHRPFMGEVVQALKLIHSGGGGDETCSGSFVGGATEESPWNDVSRSSWNDDPPATPGPALPLGYGSDPAGADERRPRSASSAVLDKIESLAMYDWSGPLRTKGRGSFYRLRGSMSEHGRPSDDGSVEGYLM; translated from the exons ATGCCGCCGCGGGGAGcggcgctcctcctcctcctcgtcgtgCTCTGCG TGCAACTGGGAACATCAAGCTCAACAAGTCTTGCATCATACTTATTCGGATTCTGGAGTAGAACCCACCAGCATCGCTTTCCTGCACTAGCCCCTGGCCCAGCCCCTTCTCCTCAACCTGAAG GCGCCATTATTGCTCACCCAGTGCATAGGCATCACAGAAGAAGACACCATGCTTCCCCACCACCTTCATCATTTTCGCCAGAAAGACAAG ATTGCAGCAGAACAACTTGTTCTGCTCCACTTACGTCGACTCCAATTGGTTCACCCTGTGGTTGTGTATATCCTATGCAAATTCAGCTTGATCTTGGTGTGGCGCCGTATCAATTGTTTCCAAGAATTGATGAATTAGAAATCGAGGTGGCAGCAGGTACATTCTTGAAACAGAGTCAAGTTCGGATAATGGGTGCTGGGAGTAGTCTTCAAGATCCTGAAAAGACAACAGTGACCATTGATTTGGTGCCATTAGGCCAGAAATTTGATAGGACTTCAGCCTTACTGATTAGCAACAGATTTTTGCAAAAGAAGGTGCCAATAAACTCATCCACTTTTGGTGATTATGTTGCTACATATGTTCATTATCCAG GCCTTGCTTCTTTAGTACCTATTCCTGGATCATTGGGTCCAGTAAGCAGTAATGAGGACCCTTTTGGTGCAAATATACACAATAGAAGGCACCACAAGATTAACTCTAAAACTGTTGCCATAATTGCTCTATCAGCTGTGGTTTTTGTTTTGACGTGCTTGGCCATTGGCATCACTTGGAGATTCAATGGACTAAAACATTCTCATGCTATGGGCCCTATTTCAAGTTCGTCCATCACTAGAAAAGGAG CTATGAGGTCATCGTTCTCTGGTACGAGCAGCTCGGCAGCATCATTTGGTTCAACAATAGGAACCTGCCCATCCACCGTGAAGACATTTACAATAACTGAGCTTGAGAAGGCCACAGAAAACTTCAGCTTCAACAAAATAATAGGCGAAGGGGGTTATGGACGCGTCTATCGTGGTGTAATTGAAGATGGTGTTGAGGTTGCTGTCAAATTGCTCACAAGGAAACATCAAAACAGAGACCGCGAGTTCATTGCAGAGGTTGAGATGCTAAGTCGTCTACATCACCGCAACCTTGTCAAGCTGATTGGTATATGCATTGAGCGGAGCACAAGGTGCTTGGTTTTTGAGCTCGTTCCAAACGGAAGTGTTGAATCTCATCTACATG GCTCAGATAAAATATATGGCCCGACTGATTTTGACACTAGAATGAAAATAGCCCTCGGCGCAGCAAGGGGACTAGCCTATCTGCATGAGGACGCCAACCCTCATGTCATTCACCGGGATTTCAAGGCTAGCAATGTTCTACTGGAAAACGATTTCACCCCCAAGGTTGCTGATTTTGGGCTGGCAAAGGAAGCATCAGATGGGATGGATCATATTTCTACTCAGGTCATGGGGACTTTCGG GTACGTTGCCCCAGAGTATGCGATGACAGGGCATCTGCTTGTCAAGAGCGACGTCTACAGCTACGGAGTGGTGCTCCTGGAGCTGCTGTCAGGCCGAAAACCCGTGGACATGACCCAGCCGCCGGGGTCCGAGAACCTGGTCACCTGGGCGCGCCCGCTCCTCACCACGCGGGAAGGACTGCAGCGGCTGGTGGACCCGTCGCTCCCGGCCGGTTACGACTTCGAGAAGCTGGCCAAGGCGGCGGCCATCGCGTCCATGTGCGTGCACGTCGAGGCGTCGCACCGGCCGTTCATGGGCGAGGTCGTGCAGGCGCTGAAGCTGATCCACAGCGGCGGAGGCGGCGACGAGACCTGCAGCGGCTCCTTCGTGGGCGGCGCAACAGAGGAGTCCCCGTGGAACGACGtcagcaggagctcgtggaacgACGACCCGCCGGCCACTCCGGGCCCGGCGCTCCCCCTGGGATACGGCTCGGACCCTGCCGGCGCCGACGAGCGCAGGCCACGGTCGGCGTCGAGCGCGGTGCTGGACAAGATCGAGTCCCTGGCGATGTACGACTGGTCCGGCCCGCTGCGCACCAAGGGGAGGGGCAGCTTCTACAGGCTGAGGGGGAGCATGAGCGAGCACGGTCGCCCCTCGGACGACGGTAGCGTCGAAGGTTACTTGATGTAG